One window of the Bos indicus isolate NIAB-ARS_2022 breed Sahiwal x Tharparkar chromosome 15, NIAB-ARS_B.indTharparkar_mat_pri_1.0, whole genome shotgun sequence genome contains the following:
- the LOC109569347 gene encoding olfactory receptor 52N1, giving the protein MLLLNDTSLTPVSFILNGIPGLEEVHLWVSFPLCTMYSIAITGNFGLMYLIYSEEALHRPMHIFLALLSFTDVLMCTSTLPNTLCILWFNLKEIDFKACLAQMFFVHTFTGMESGVLMLMALDRYVAICYPLRYATVLTNSVIAKAGLLTFLRGVMLVIPFTFLTKRLPYCRGNVILHTYCDHMSVAKISCGNVKVNAIYGLMVALLIGGFDILCITVSYTMILQAVVSLSSAEARQKAFSTCTAHILAIIITYVPAFFTFFTHRFGGRSIPPHIHIIMANLYLLMPPTMNPIVYGIKTKQIRTCITRFLLKGKDNPSHNI; this is encoded by the coding sequence ATGTTACTTCTGAATGACACTAGCCTAACTCCAGTCTCATTCATCCTAAATGGcatccctggattggaagaagtGCATCTGTGGGTCTCCTTCCCTCTGTGTACCATGTATAGCATTGCAATCACAGGGAACTTTGGCCTTATGTATCTCATCTACTCTGAAGAAGCCTTACACAGACCAATGCACATCTTCCTAGCCCTTCTTTCCTTCACAGATGTTCTCATGTGCACCAGCACTCTTCCCAACACTCTCTGCATATTGTGGTTCAATCTCAAGGAGATTGATTTTAAGGCCTGCCTGGCCCAGATGTTCTTTGTGCACACCTTCACAGGGATGGAGTCTGGGGTGCTCATGCTTATGGCCCTGGAccgctacgtggccatctgcTACCCCTTGCGCTATGCTACTGTTCTCACTAATTCAGTCATTGCCAAGGCTGGGCTCCTTACTTTTCTTAGAGGTGTAATGCTTGTTatccctttcactttcctcacCAAACGCCTGCCATACTGCAGGGGCAATGTCATACTACATACCTACTGTGACCACATGTCTGTGGCCAAGATATCCTGTGGCAATGTTAAGGTCAATGCCATCTATGGTTTGATGGTTGCCCTCTTGATTGGGGGCTTTGACATCCTGTGCATCACAGTCTCCTACACCATGATCCTGCAAGCAGTGGTCAGCCTGTCCTCAGCAGAGGCTCGGCAGAAGGCCTTCAGCACCTGCACTGCACACATCCTTGCCATCATCATTACCTATGTCCCAGCCTTCTTCACCTTCTTTACACATCGTTTTGGGGGACGCTCCATTCCTCCACACATACATATTATTATGGCTAATCTCTATCTACTCATGCCTCCTACAATGAATCCTATTGTGTATGGGATAAAAACCAAGCAGATACGAACATGTATTACTAGGTTCTTGCTTAAAGGAAAGGACAATCCTTCTCATAACATTTAA
- the LOC109569318 gene encoding olfactory receptor 52N5-like — protein sequence MLVSNNSCVPPKYFILNGIPGLERVHVWISLPFCTMYIISLLGNLGLVYLIHHEESLHHPMYFFLAMLSLIDLFSCTTILPNALCIFWFNLKEINFNACLVQMFFVHGFTGVESGVLMLMALDRYVAICYPLRYATILTNPIIAKAGLVTFLRGALLMIPFPFLVKRLPFCQSNIISHTYCDHMSVVKLSCASIKVNVIYGLVVALLIGVFDISCIFVSYTMILRAVVSLSSADARQKAFSTCTAHISAIIVTYVPALFTLFTHRFGGHSIPSCLHIIVANLYLLLPPTLNPIVYGIKTKQIRDNVIKLLQGEKGASTQDK from the coding sequence ATGCTGGTTTCCAACAATTCATGTGTGCCccccaaatattttattcttaatggcattcctggtctggaaagagTACATGTATGGATCTCCCTCCCATTCTGCACAATGTATATCATCTCCCTTCTGGGAAACCTTGGCCTTGTGTATCTCATTCATCATGAGGAGTCCTTGCATCAtccaatgtatttttttctggcaATGCTCTCCCTCATTGATCTCTTTTCCTGTACCACTATCTTACCCAATGCACTCTGCATCTTCTGGTTCAATCTCAAGGAAATTAACTTCAATGCTTGTTTAGTCCAGATGTTCTTTGTCCATGGGTTCACAGGTGTGGAGTCTGGAGTGCTCATGCTCATGGCTCtggaccgctatgtggccatttGCTACCCACTGCGCTATGCTACCATACTCACTAACCCTATCATTGCCAAAGCTGGACTTGTCACCTTCCTGAGGGGTGCATTGCTGATGATTCCTTTTCCGTTCTTGGTTAAGCGTTTGCCCTTCTGCCAAAGCAATATTATCTCCCATACATATTGTGACCACATGTCAGTGGTGAAGTTATCCTGTGCCAGTATCAAGGTCAATGTCATCTATGGTCTGGTGGTTGCCCTCCTGATCGGAGTGTTTGATATCAGCTGCATATTTGTATCGTACACTATGATCCTTCGGGCGGTGGTCAGTCTCTCCTCAGCAGACGCTCGGCAGAAAGCCTTCAGCACCTGCACTGCCCATATATCTGCCATTATTGTCACTTATGTTCCAGCATTGTTCACTTTATTTACTCACCGTTTTGGAGGACACTCTATTCCGTCTTGTCTTCACATCATTGTGGCTAATCTTTATCTTCTTCTTCCCCCAACTCTCAACCCCATTGTTTACgggataaagacaaaacagattcGAGACAATGTCATAAAGCTCTTGCAGGGTGAGAAAGGTGCAAGTACTCAGGACAAGTGA